Proteins encoded by one window of Candidatus Poribacteria bacterium:
- the pabA gene encoding aminodeoxychorismate/anthranilate synthase component II, which produces MILMIDNYDSFTYNLVQYLGELGANLVVHRNDKITLDQIEDLAPEKIVISPGPCTPREAGISCDLIRQFAGRVPLLGVCLGHQCIGDVFGGDVVRAERLMHGKTSMIHHNDEQIFDNLENPFEATRYHSLIVKKETLPDCLELTAWTNQDEIMGFRHKDYPIWGVQFHPESILTSEGKKLLKNFLEG; this is translated from the coding sequence ATGATACTTATGATTGACAATTACGACTCATTCACCTACAACCTCGTGCAATATCTCGGTGAGTTGGGAGCGAACCTCGTTGTCCATCGCAACGACAAAATCACACTTGACCAAATCGAAGATCTCGCACCTGAGAAGATTGTCATATCGCCGGGTCCCTGCACACCGCGGGAAGCGGGGATCTCCTGCGATCTGATCCGTCAATTTGCTGGGCGTGTACCCCTTCTCGGCGTTTGCTTGGGGCATCAGTGTATCGGTGATGTGTTTGGCGGTGATGTCGTCCGCGCCGAACGATTGATGCACGGCAAAACGTCAATGATTCACCACAATGACGAACAGATTTTCGACAACCTCGAAAACCCGTTTGAGGCGACACGTTACCATTCCCTCATTGTGAAAAAGGAGACGCTGCCCGATTGCCTTGAACTCACCGCGTGGACAAACCAGGACGAAATTATGGGATTTCGGCACAAGGACTATCCGATCTGGGGGGTACAGTTCCACCCAGAATCGATCTTGACCAGCGAGGGGAAAAAACTGTTGAAGAATTTCCTAGAGGGGTAG
- a CDS encoding HNH endonuclease: protein MDEQRREQVRKRYASRCGYCGVHEVDVGSTLTIDHHRPRRHGGTDDNENVVYCCTRCNQHKGAYWHEVHAPHIRFTRLMIRWTCIFSKSKTVNSLDRRLKGYFTSIGCI from the coding sequence ATGGATGAGCAACGGCGTGAGCAAGTGCGCAAACGATATGCCTCCCGTTGCGGATATTGTGGCGTTCACGAAGTCGATGTCGGTTCGACATTGACAATTGACCACCATCGCCCACGGCGACATGGCGGTACAGATGATAATGAAAACGTCGTTTATTGCTGCACCCGATGTAACCAACATAAAGGGGCGTATTGGCACGAAGTCCACGCGCCGCACATTCGCTTCACCCGCTTGATGATCCGCTGGACTTGCATCTTCTCGAAGAGCAAAACGGTCAACTCGTTGGACAGACGCCTGAAGGGGTATTTTACATCCATCGGTTGCATTTGA
- a CDS encoding amidohydrolase family protein has product MSQVGATPITAPGWTGKPKNGVAIVDCDVHHNFRNPEQLLPYLSTFNQEHLLDQGLHLGGYPNIPIRTNRTDLKGRMEPQDLPVKKNTGGDPRDFNFTLEFLQEEHLDPWNIDYGLLTGPPVFYGYSGLPDPDWAAALCRAFNDWTIEHWLDRDERIVNAILVSPSDPAQAVEEINRLANRKDTAAVMVPMGTSMPFGNRFYHPIWEACEQHGLPVVAHIGGGGGATRTTPTPVGYPTYYMESRMSRPTVASAHATSLICEGVFEKFPDFKFALIEVQQLWAVSVMWHLDTDWKAIRDQTPWLKRLPSEYFREHIRIGSQPMHEPEKPEQMYQMLEMLHADETLIFCSDFPHFDWNDPVTTFPKLNDDLHHRIFAGNALDMLRIDTGN; this is encoded by the coding sequence ATGAGTCAAGTCGGAGCCACACCGATTACTGCCCCGGGCTGGACCGGCAAGCCCAAAAATGGCGTCGCAATTGTCGATTGCGATGTCCATCACAACTTTCGTAATCCTGAACAATTATTGCCGTACCTATCAACATTCAATCAGGAGCATCTGCTAGACCAAGGTTTGCATCTGGGTGGGTATCCCAACATCCCAATTCGGACCAACCGCACAGATCTGAAAGGGCGCATGGAGCCCCAAGATCTTCCGGTAAAGAAAAATACCGGCGGCGATCCACGCGATTTCAATTTCACGCTGGAATTTCTGCAAGAGGAACACCTAGATCCTTGGAATATCGACTACGGGCTGCTGACCGGACCCCCGGTGTTTTACGGATATTCGGGACTGCCCGATCCAGATTGGGCTGCCGCACTGTGCCGGGCATTCAACGATTGGACGATCGAACATTGGCTTGACCGCGACGAGCGTATCGTCAACGCCATTCTTGTTTCACCGTCCGACCCCGCCCAAGCGGTAGAAGAAATCAATCGGTTAGCTAACCGCAAGGACACCGCTGCCGTCATGGTGCCAATGGGGACAAGTATGCCCTTCGGTAATCGCTTCTACCATCCCATCTGGGAGGCGTGCGAGCAGCACGGACTGCCGGTGGTTGCCCACATCGGTGGAGGCGGCGGTGCAACCAGAACCACTCCAACCCCAGTTGGCTATCCCACCTACTATATGGAATCGCGGATGAGCCGACCCACCGTCGCGAGTGCACATGCGACGTCATTGATCTGTGAGGGCGTGTTCGAGAAGTTCCCAGATTTCAAGTTTGCCCTCATCGAAGTCCAGCAGCTCTGGGCGGTTTCTGTGATGTGGCATCTGGATACGGACTGGAAAGCAATCCGTGATCAGACCCCATGGCTCAAACGCCTGCCAAGCGAGTATTTCCGCGAGCACATCCGAATCGGTTCACAGCCGATGCACGAGCCGGAAAAACCGGAGCAGATGTACCAAATGTTGGAGATGCTGCACGCAGACGAAACGCTGATATTCTGCTCAGACTTCCCGCACTTCGACTGGAATGATCCGGTGACGACCTTCCCCAAGCTCAATGACGACCTGCACCACCGAATCTTTGCAGGCAATGCACTCGATATGCTCCGGATAGACACAGGAAATTAG
- a CDS encoding Rieske (2Fe-2S) protein, protein MASVVIGKVADIPPGERKIVVPFRGRAGIGVFNVNGSFYAVRNICPHKNGPLCTGELSGRVSTDAPASTPGSTISVDGLGEVLRCPWHQWAFDIATGRCLVDPEIRAKTYPVKIKGNDVVVEYED, encoded by the coding sequence ATGGCAAGCGTTGTTATCGGTAAAGTGGCGGACATCCCACCGGGTGAACGTAAAATCGTCGTACCGTTCCGGGGCAGGGCTGGCATTGGCGTCTTTAACGTCAACGGATCATTCTACGCTGTCCGCAACATCTGTCCGCACAAGAATGGTCCCCTCTGCACCGGCGAACTCAGCGGTCGGGTTAGTACCGATGCACCCGCCTCCACCCCCGGTTCCACAATCTCCGTCGATGGCTTAGGCGAGGTGCTGCGCTGTCCATGGCATCAGTGGGCGTTCGATATTGCGACGGGACGTTGTCTAGTAGATCCAGAGATACGCGCTAAGACCTATCCAGTTAAGATTAAGGGCAATGATGTTGTGGTCGAATATGAAGACTAA